A window of the Deltaproteobacteria bacterium genome harbors these coding sequences:
- a CDS encoding roadblock/LC7 domain-containing protein: MAAQNTNLVLYEEDVVRIEEEIARLRQQTNSNLIFLVDRDGQLIASCGDKEDLDTTSLASLTAGNIAATGGMAKLIGEKEFSILFHEGERDNIHISIIAKRVILVIIFDQRSSLGIVRLRVKKSSETLARIFEEVQQKKEKEGQDADGLGSPLEEITDEDIDRLFG; the protein is encoded by the coding sequence ATGGCTGCACAAAACACCAACCTGGTCCTTTACGAAGAGGATGTTGTCAGGATAGAAGAAGAGATCGCCAGACTTCGTCAACAGACAAACTCCAACCTTATTTTTCTGGTGGACCGGGACGGCCAGTTGATCGCTTCCTGTGGGGACAAGGAAGACCTCGATACCACGTCGCTTGCTTCTCTGACGGCGGGGAATATCGCCGCCACGGGAGGGATGGCAAAACTCATTGGGGAAAAAGAGTTTTCCATTCTCTTTCATGAGGGGGAGCGGGACAATATTCACATCTCTATTATCGCCAAACGGGTGATTCTCGTGATCATTTTCGACCAGCGTTCTTCCCTTGGCATTGTCCGTCTCCGGGTCAAAAAAAGCTCGGAGACCCTGGCCCGTATTTTTGAAGAGGTCCAGCAGAAGAAAGAGAAAGAGGGACAGGACGCGGACGGCCTCGGCTCACCGTTGGAAGAAATTACCGATGAAGATATAGACCGGCTTTTCGGGTAA